The Rhodococcus sp. B50 DNA window CATGGCCGGTGGATTCCCCGTGCCGCCACTCCCTGCTCGGTCGGGCACCCGATCGACTCCGCCCGCCTCGGCGGGTCGTCTCCCAGGAGGATCGTGATGGTCGAATTCCGCGGCCCGCTGGCCGGTTTCGGTGTGACGCTCACGACGATGTTCAAGAAGCCCAACACCGAGCAGTACCCGGAGCAGAAGAGACCCACCGCACCCCGCTATCACGGACGCCACCAGCTGAACCGGTATCCGGACGGGCTCGAGAAATGCATCGGCTGCGAACTGTGCGCGTGGGCGTGCCCGGCCGACGCCATCCACGTCGAGGGCGCCGACAACACCGATCAGCAGCGGTACTCGCCCGGCGAACGGTACGGGCGTGTCTACCAGATCAACTACCTGCGGTGCATCGGCTGCGGACTGTGCATCGAGGCGTGCCCGACCCGCGCGCTCACCATGACCAACGAGTACGAGATGGCTGCCGACAACCGCACCGACATGATCTACGAGAAGGACCGGTTGCTCGCACCCCTCGAGCCCGGGATGCAACCACCTCCGCATCCCATGGCTCCCGGCGCCACCGACGAGGACTACTACCGGGGCACGATCCCGGTGTCCGAAGACATGTCCTCCGCGGCCGACGGGGAGGAACGCCGGTGACCACCGCCCAGCTCGCCGCCGAACTCGCCACGACCTCCACCGGAGAGGCCGTGCAGTTCTGGATCCTCGGTGCCGTCGCGGTGCTCGGGGCGCTCGGCGTCGTCGTCGCCCCGAAAGCCGTGTACTCGGCGCTGTTCCTCGCCATGACGATGATCGTGCTCGCCGTCTTCTACATCGCGCAGGACGCCGTGTTCCTCGGTGTGGTGCAGGTCGTGGTCTACACCGGCGCAGTCATGATGCTGTTCCTGTTCGTGCTCATGCTCGTCGGCATCGACTCGTCCGATTCGCTCGTCGAAACCATCAAGGGCCAGCGTGTTCTCGGGATCGTCGTGGCGATCGGGTTCGCGGTGATGCTCATCGGCGGCATCGGGAACACGGCGGTGTCCGGGTTCGCGGGACTCGACGCCGCCAACGCCGGTGGCAACGTCGAGGGCTTGGCGGTGTTGCTGTTCATCGACTACGTCTGGGCGTTCGAACTCACCGGGGCGCTGCTCATCACCGCCACCGTGGGCGCGATGGTGCTCGCCCACCGGGAACGATCGGAACCCAGGAAGACCCAACGCGAACTCGCCGCACGCCGGTTCCGCGAAGGGGAACGGGTCACGCCGCTGCCGGCCGCGGGTGTCTACGCCCGTCACAACGCCGCCGACGTCCCTGCCCTGCTCCCGGACGGCTCGTTCTCCGAGCTGTCGGTCGGAGATCTGCTCGGCCGCATCGGCCGCGACTGGGACCACACCGATCTCGGCCTGAGCGAACCCGGCGGCGACGACGCGAGGAAGGATCGGCGATGAACCCCGAGAACTACCTCTACCTGTCGGCACTGCTGTTCACCATCGGTGCAGTGGGAGTTCTCGTCCGCCGCAATGCCATCGTCGTGTTCATGTGCGTCGAGTTGATGCTCAACGCCGCCAACCTGGCCTTCGTCACCTTCGCGCGGATGCACGGCAACCTCCACGGCCAAGTGTTCGCCTTCTTCACGATGGTCGTCGCGGCCGCCGAGGTCGTCGTCGGTCTCGCCATCATCGTGACGATCTTCCGGACGAGGCGATCCGCCTCCGTCGACAACGCCGACCTGCTCAAGTACTGACGACCCCCCGAGGACGGTGAGTGTGAGAGCCCACGACGAACCGAGAGGACACGCGGCATGACTTCGTTCCTGAACTCGGCGCTGTGGACGATACCGGCACTGCCCTCGGCCGGCGCGTTCGTACTGTTGATCCTCGGACGGCGCAGCAACAGCTGGGGACATCTGCTAGGATGTGCCACCGCGATCGCCGCGTTCGTCGTCGGCGCCGTCATGTTCGCCGGACTGCTCGGACTCGACGCGAACGAACGGCTCGCGCAGCAGACCGTGTTCACCTGGGTGCCGGTCGGCGAGCTGCAGGTCGATCTCGGACTCCGGCTCGATGCGCTGTCGATCTGTTTCGTGCTGCTCATCACCGGGGTGGGATCGCTGATCCATCTCTACTCGATCGGGTACATGGCGCACGATCCGGAGCGCCGGAAGTTCTTCGCCTATCTGAACCTGTTCCTCGCCGCGATGCTGGTGCTCGTCCTCGCCGACAACTTCCTCGTCCTGTATCTCGGGTGGGAAGGAGTCGGTCTCGCCTCGTACCTGCTCATCGGCTTCTGGCAGTACAAGCCGACCGCCGCGACCGCCGCGAAGAAGGCGTTCGTCGTCAACCGCGTCGGCGACATGGGGCTGCTCGTCGCCCTCATGATCATGTTCGCGACCTTCGGCAGCCTCGACTACGACACGGTTTTCGCCGCGGTCCCCGCAGCGACCGAAGGCACGGTGACGGCGATCGGCCTGTGCCTGCTCCTGGCCGCGTGCGCGAAATCCGCTCAGCTGCCTCTGC harbors:
- the nuoI gene encoding NADH-quinone oxidoreductase subunit NuoI, with protein sequence MVEFRGPLAGFGVTLTTMFKKPNTEQYPEQKRPTAPRYHGRHQLNRYPDGLEKCIGCELCAWACPADAIHVEGADNTDQQRYSPGERYGRVYQINYLRCIGCGLCIEACPTRALTMTNEYEMAADNRTDMIYEKDRLLAPLEPGMQPPPHPMAPGATDEDYYRGTIPVSEDMSSAADGEERR
- a CDS encoding NADH-quinone oxidoreductase subunit J; amino-acid sequence: MTTAQLAAELATTSTGEAVQFWILGAVAVLGALGVVVAPKAVYSALFLAMTMIVLAVFYIAQDAVFLGVVQVVVYTGAVMMLFLFVLMLVGIDSSDSLVETIKGQRVLGIVVAIGFAVMLIGGIGNTAVSGFAGLDAANAGGNVEGLAVLLFIDYVWAFELTGALLITATVGAMVLAHRERSEPRKTQRELAARRFREGERVTPLPAAGVYARHNAADVPALLPDGSFSELSVGDLLGRIGRDWDHTDLGLSEPGGDDARKDRR
- the nuoK gene encoding NADH-quinone oxidoreductase subunit NuoK, with protein sequence MNPENYLYLSALLFTIGAVGVLVRRNAIVVFMCVELMLNAANLAFVTFARMHGNLHGQVFAFFTMVVAAAEVVVGLAIIVTIFRTRRSASVDNADLLKY